A window of Apium graveolens cultivar Ventura chromosome 8, ASM990537v1, whole genome shotgun sequence contains these coding sequences:
- the LOC141677032 gene encoding glutathione S-transferase U8-like produces the protein MADQEVKLLGLWASPFSKRVEIALKMKGIDYEYVAQDLSDKSPELLKYNPIHKKVPVLVHNGKPICESLVILEYIDETWKSGPSILPEDPYARALARFWAKFIDDKLLPAVWNIRKSQGEEEREKAIEEAEQQLATLENELKGKKFFSGDEIGLVDIAADFVGLWIDVVQELLGIELLTKDKFPVLREWVDDYLNNTIIKETLPTKEELLDRFRNMFQQTK, from the exons ATGGCTGATCAAGAAGTGAAGTTGCTTGGATTATGGGCTAGCCCTTTTAGCAAAAGGGTGGAAATTGCTCTGAAGATGAAGGGAATCGATTATGAATATGTTGCGCAAGATTTGTCTGACAAGAGCCCTGAGCTTCTCAAATACAATCCcatt CATAAGAAAGTTCCTGTGCTAGTACACAATGGGAAGCCAATTTGTGAGTCTCTGGTTATTCTCGAGTACATCGATGAGACCTGGAAGTCTGGACCTTCTATATTGCCCGAAGATCCTTATGCCAGAGCCTTGGCTCGTTTCTGGGCAAAATTCATTGATGATAAG TTACTCCCTGCTGTATGGAACATCAGGAAGAGCCAAGGGGAGGAGGAACGCGAGAAAGCCATTGAAGAAGCTGAGCAGCAGTTAGCAACACTTGAAAATGAGCTCAAAGGCAAGAAGTTCTTTAGTGGAGATGAGATTGGACTAGTTGACATTGCTGCTGATTTTGTAGGACTTTGGATTGATGTTGTACAAGAGTTGCTGGGGATAGAATTACTTACCAAAGACAAGTTCCCAGTTTTACGCGAATGGGTTGATGATTACCTTAACAACACCATTATCAAGGAAACTTTGCCTACCAAAGAAGAATTATTAGACCGCTTCCGCAATATGTTTCAACAAACTAAATGA
- the LOC141677033 gene encoding putative glutathione S-transferase, with translation MADQEVKLLGVWASVFSKRVEIALKMKGISYEFVAQDLSNKSPELLEFNPVHKKVPVLLHKGKPVCESLVILEYIDETWKSGPSILPEDPYSRSAARFWAKFIDEKCHPAIFKIRRSQGEEREKAIEEATEHLTTLENELKGKRFFGGDEIGLVDIAGNFIALWLGVLLELVGIELLTKEKFPKLCEWVDDYLNCSIIKETLPVREELLAFFQSLFQQSN, from the exons ATGGCTGATCAAGAAGTGAAGTTGCTTGGTGTATGGGCAAGCGTTTTCAGTAAACGAGTGGAAATTGCATTGAAGATGAAGGGAATCAGTTATGAATTTGTTGCACAAGATTTGTCTAACAAGAGCCCTGAGCTTCTCGAATTTAATCCTGTTCATAAGAAAGTACCTGTTTTATTACACAAGGGAAAGCCAGTTTGTGAGTCTCTTGTTATTCTCGAGTACATTGATGAGACCTGGAAGTCTGGACCTTCTATACTGCCTGAAGATCCTTATTCCAGATCCGCCGCTCGTTTCTGGGCAAAATTTATTGATGAAAAG TGTCATCCTGCTATTTTCAAGATCAGGCGAAGCCAGGGGGAGGAACGAGAAAAGGCTATTGAAGAAGCTACTGAACATTTGACAACACTTGAAAATGAGCTCAAAGGCAAAAGGTTCTTTGGTGGAGATGAGATTGGACTAGTTGATATTGCTGGTAACTTCATTGCACTCTGGCTTGGTGTCTTGCTAGAGTTGGTGGGAATAGAGTTGCTTACAAAAGAGAAGTTCCCGAAACTATGTGAATGGGTAGATGATTACCTTAATTGCAGCATTATTAAGGAAACTTTGCCTGTCCGGGAAGAGTTATTGGCCTTTTTCCAATCTTTGTTTCAACAATCTAATTAG
- the LOC141678534 gene encoding putative DEAD-box ATP-dependent RNA helicase 29, whose translation MSHSFESLGLSSNIINGCKLNGFDHPYTFHRETIPSILSGRDVVAVAPSCSARALCFVAPILDKLNSQQSLNSIRALILTPTKYLALQILKLARLLCQFTGLRIGLLVGDNEIESLYEELTLQNPDVMIATPENLTSHLSHVKNMLLHNVECIVFDEANSLLSMGFARHLRQILPHIRQNHQTLVFTDAVPSVIDDFIKSVTQRPHVVHHFSWISSTLKLIFFTLTEDEKKEALLYLIRERIGCEKRTLIFVPTRYHAEFLNLLFLEQGIEPSVCYGDMSQKEKRVQVSRFRTRKNMLLITTDMASNVMDIPSVDNVINWDFPISPKHFLSRLRVTARAGRPGTAFSFVTPEDISYVLRFRIFLLQEMVAAPSEKHIMQDGNMLEVVSEIDQTNMSEGRIIYGRLPQIVVDCYADSVRKMLDNSPKLKLMETSCAVASDRQKTFRADLTEETA comes from the exons ATGTCACACAGCTTTGAATCGTTGGGTCTGAGCTCAAATATAATTAATGGGTGTAAACTTAATGGCTTCGATCATCCTTATACTTTTCACCGGGAAACAATCCCTTCAATTCTTTCCGGGCGGGATGTTGTGGCAGTGGCTCCATCTTGTTCCGCCAGAGCTTTATGTTTCGTGGCTCCAATTCTTGATAAGTTGAATTCCCAGCAGAGTCTTAATTCTATCAGGGCTTTGATTCTCACCCCAACTAAATATTTGGCTCTTCAGATACTCAAGCTTGCTCGACTTCTTTGTCAGTTTACTG GTCTTCGCATTGGTTTACTAGTTGGCGATAATGAGATAGAGAGTCTCTATGAGGAATTGACACTGCAGAACCCTGATGTCATGATTGCAACTCCAGAGAATCTGACAAGTCATTTGTCTCATGTTAAAAATATGTTATTGCATAATGTGGAGTGCATTGTCTTTGATGAAGCTAATTCTCTTCTTAGCATGGGGTTTGCAAGGCATCTGCGTCAAATACTGCCTCATATTAGACAAAATCACCAAACTTTGGTTTTCACTGATGCCGTACCAAGTGTCATTGATGATTTCATTAAATCTGTTACACAACGCCCTCACGTTGTGCACCATTTTAGTTGGATAAGCAGTACCTTGAAGCTTATATTTTTTACTTTGACCGAGGATGAGAAAAAAGAGGCATTGCTGTATTTAATCAGGGAACGAATTGGATGCGAAAAGAGGACATTGATTTTTGTTCCCACGAGATATCATGCTGAGTTTCTCAATCTTCTGTTTTTAGAACAGGGTATTGAACCATCTGTTTGCTATGGGGATATGAGCcaaaaagaaaagagagttcAGGTATCAAGATTCAGAACAAGAAAGAATATGCTGCTGATCACCACAGATATGGCGTCTAATGTAATGGACATTCCGTCAGTTGATAATGTCATCAACTGGGACTTCCCTATTAGCCCTAAGCATTTTCTTTCTCGACTAAGAGTAACTGCAAGGGCTGGTCGGCCTGGCACTGCATTTTCTTTTGTTACCCCTGAAGATATTTCTTACGTTCTGCGTTTTCGAATCTTTCTCTTGCAAGAAATGGTGGCTGCTCCCTCGGAGAAACATATTATGCAAGATGGCAATATGTTGGAAGTTGTATCTGAAATTGATCAAACAAATATGAGCGAAGGAAGAATAATATATGGGCGTCTGCCTCAAATAGTAGTTGATTGCTATGCTGATTCGGTTCGGAAAATGTTGGATAATTCTCCGAAACTAAAATTAATGGAAACATCCTGTGCTGTAGCATCAGATAGGCAGAAAACTTTCAGAGCGGATCTTACTGAGGAGACTGCTTAA